One region of Salvia miltiorrhiza cultivar Shanhuang (shh) chromosome 3, IMPLAD_Smil_shh, whole genome shotgun sequence genomic DNA includes:
- the LOC131018616 gene encoding uncharacterized protein LOC131018616, with translation MHTNKEATVGEWGKWVDGEWKWEFKWRREIRASEQEAVDRLTNFISQCSPCADREDCWIWMASPDGKFSTKSAYSKLKDCSIDLPRPNVDAEFLNLIWKAKTPHKATMTAWRMLKNRLPMCDNLRKMKILMSDEVTKCCECGLQEESTNHFFLLCPQTDEVWSELQKWLGIATARPNHFGKHLGMFTTFGKEKKIRNLLLTTWVGCIWILWKKRNERRFSGIEWDSKNFVLKIKIRLWSWNRIFEIVDDAMDLDAWCSNDLICKLL, from the coding sequence ATGCATACTAATAAAGAGGCAACCGTGGGTGAATGGGGGAAATGGGTTGATGGGGAATGGAAATGGGAGTTCAAATGGCGGAGGGAGATAAGGGCGAGTGAACAGGAGGCGGTGGATCGGCTAACTAATTTTATTTCTCAGTGTTCTCCTTGTGCAGATAGAGAAGATTGCTGGATTTGGATGGCCTCTCCGGATGGAAAATTTTCCACAAAGTCGGCATATTCAAAACTCAAAGATTGCAGCATTGATCTTCCAAGACCGAATGTCGATGCAGAGTTTCTTAACTTGATTTGGAAGGCAAAAACACCTCACAAAGCAACCATGACAGCGTGGAGAATGCTGAAAAATCGACTTCCGATGTGCGATAACTTGAGGAAAATGAAGATTTTGATGAGCGATGAAGTGACCAAATGCTGTGAATGCGGGTTGCAGGAAGAATCGACCaaccatttttttcttctttgcccGCAGACGGATGAGGTGTGGAGTGAATTGCAGAAGTGGCTGGGTATTGCAACAGCACGCCCAAACCATTTTGGAAAACACTTAGGTATGTTCACTACttttggaaaagaaaagaagattaGAAACCTTCTCTTGACTACTTGGGTGGGTTGTATTTGGATCCTGTggaagaaaagaaatgagagaCGCTTCAGTGGTATAGAGTGGGATAGCAAAAACTTTGttttgaagatcaagattaggCTTTGGTCTTGGAATAGGATTTTTGAGATTGTTGATGATGCGATGGATTTGGATGCGTGGTGCTCCAATGACTTGATTTGTAAACTGCTTTAA